One segment of Carya illinoinensis cultivar Pawnee chromosome 13, C.illinoinensisPawnee_v1, whole genome shotgun sequence DNA contains the following:
- the LOC122292904 gene encoding DNA damage-repair/toleration protein DRT100, giving the protein MGVGWYFTLALLAVTSAVVNGCPPSDRAALLAFKAALHEPYLGIFNSWTGTDCCHNWYGVSCDPETRRVADITLRGESEDPIFERAHRTGYMTGYISPSICRLTRLSSIIIADWKGISGEIPRCITYLPFLRIVDLIGNRISGVIPADIGRLQRLTVLNVADNLISGRIPPSITNLKSLMHLDLRNNRLSGELPGDFHRLGMLSRALLSRNQLTGPIPGAISRIYRLADLDLSLNRLSGTIPESLGKMAVLATLNLDFNKISGTIPPSLFSSGISNLNLSRNALEGAIPDVFGPRSYFTVLDLSYNNLRGSIPKSVASASYIGHMDLSHNHLCGRIPAGSPFDHLEASSFVYNDCLCGKPLKAC; this is encoded by the coding sequence atGGGTGTGGGTTGGTATTTCACGTTGGCACTACTAGCCGTTACTTCGGCTGTCGTTAATGGGTGCCCGCCTTCGGACCGGGCAGCACTGCTGGCCTTCAAGGCAGCTCTCCACGAGCCCTACTTGGGCATCTTCAACTCGTGGACGGGCACCGACTGTTGCCACAACTGGTATGGCGTCAGCTGTGACCCCGAGACCCGACGGGTCGCCGACATCACCCTTCGTGGAGAGTCCGAGGACCCCATCTTCGAGCGGGCCCACCGAACCGGTTACATGACCGGCTACATCTCCCCCTCCATCTGCAGGCTCACGCGCCTCTCCTCCATTATCATTGCCGATTGGAAGGGAATCTCCGGCGAGATCCCACGGTGCATCACATACCTTCCTTTTCTCCGAATCGTGGATCTCATTGGAAATCGGATCTCTGGCGTGATCCCGGCCGATATAGGCCGACTCCAACGGCTCACAGTTCTTAACGTCGCCGATAATCTCATCTCGGGGAGAATCCCGCCGTCCATCACTAACCTCAAGAGTTTGATGCACCTTGATCTCAGGAACAATCGACTCTCCGGCGAGCTTCCCGGAGATTTCCACAGACTCGGGATGCTAAGCCGGGCTCTGCTGAGTCGGAACCAGCTCACTGGCCCAATCCCAGGTGCGATTTCCCGGATATACCGCCTCGCCGATCTGGATCTTTCTCTGAATCGGCTCTCAGGTACAATCCCGGAATCACTCGGTAAAATGGCGGTTCTGGCGACGTTGAATCTGGATTTCAACAAAATATCGGGTACCATACCACCTTCCTTGTTTTCCTCTGGTATCAGCAACTTAAACCTGAGCCGAAATGCACTTGAGGGCGCGATACCGGATGTATTCGGCCCGAGATCATACTTCACTGTGCTCGACTTATCGTACAATAATCTTCGGGGTTCGATACCAAAATCGGTAGCTTCGGCTTCGTATATCGGACACATGGATTTGAGTCACAACCACCTGTGTGGGCGAATACCGGCCGGGTCTCCGTTTGATCATCTGGAAGCATCGTCGTTCGTTTACAATGATTGTCTCTGTGGGAAGCCGCTAAAAGCCTGCTAG